In the Nerophis ophidion isolate RoL-2023_Sa linkage group LG19, RoL_Noph_v1.0, whole genome shotgun sequence genome, one interval contains:
- the LOC133537720 gene encoding DNA damage-inducible transcript 4-like protein: protein MGVVWRGPGERLSDGFEAILGHGFRTGKQWAVNTVHGGDGPPTHRPMRKLCPGSPISGAELAEGPEKLTRRIAGEVLHLASCEPCGLRGCVLYVLLELDKGCQQLERIVCDASVVPTFEMTLVFKKDGTAWPSLRYFLFMGTYFAPNFRRALKLSPGFRLVKKKKNNPCEGCGR, encoded by the exons atgggagtaGTTTGGAGAGGCCCTGGAGAACGACtttcggacggcttcgaagcgattctgggcCACGGTTTTAGGACGGGGAAACAGTGGGCTGTCAACACCGTGCATGGTGGGGACG GCCCACCAACACATCGTCCAATGAGGAAGCTGTGCccgggctctcctatttctggggctgaattAGCTGAG GGACCTGAGAAGCTGACTCGGAGGATAGCGGGCGAAGTTCTGCACCTGGCGTCCTGCGAGCCGTGCGGCCTGCGAGGCTGTGTTCTGTACGTGCTCCTGGAGCTGGACAAGGGCTGCCAGCAGCTGGAGCGCATCGTGTGCGACGCCAGCGTTGTGCCCACCTTTGAGATGACTCTGGTGTTCAAGAAGGACGGCACAGCTTGGCCCAGCCTGCGGTACTTCCTCTTCATGGGCACCTACTTCGCCCCCAACTTCAGACGCGCACTTAAACTGAGCCCAGGTTTCCGcctggtcaaaaaaaaaaagaacaatcccTGTGAAGGTTGTGGCAGATAG